The following coding sequences lie in one Cronobacter universalis NCTC 9529 genomic window:
- the poxB gene encoding ubiquinone-dependent pyruvate dehydrogenase — protein MKQTVASYIAKTLEQAGVKRIWGVTGDSLNGLSDSLNRMGTIEWMSTRHEEVAAFAAGAEAQLTGELAVCAGSCGPGNLHLINGLFDCHRNNVPVLAIAAHIPSSEIGSGYFQETHPQELFRECSHYCELVSSPEQITQVLAIALRKAVLERGVSVIVLPGDVALKPAPEETSPGWYHAPQPIIVPPHDELKKLAQLLRYSDNIALMCGSGCAGAHQELLEFARTLKAPIVHALRGKEHVEYDNPYDVGMTGLIGFSSGYHTMMNADTLILLGTRFPYRAFYPTHAKIIQIDINPGSIGAHSKVDMALVGDVKATLTALLPLLEEKTDRHFLDKALEDYRDARKGLDDLAQPGEKALHPQYLARQISHFAAPDAVFTCDVGTPTVWAARYLEMNGQRRLLGSFNHGSMANAMPQAIGAQASAPGRQVVAMCGDGGFSMLMGDLLSLVQLKLPVKVIVFNNSVLGFVAMEMKAGGYLTDGTDLHDTNYARIAEACGIPGIRVEKASELNDALSRAFSTDGPVVVDVTVAKEELAMPPQIKMEQAKGFSLYMLRAIINGRGDEVIDLAKTNWFR, from the coding sequence ATGAAACAGACCGTGGCGTCCTATATCGCAAAAACCCTGGAGCAGGCGGGCGTGAAACGCATCTGGGGGGTGACGGGCGATTCGCTCAACGGCCTCAGCGACAGCTTAAACCGCATGGGCACTATCGAGTGGATGTCCACCCGCCATGAAGAGGTCGCGGCGTTCGCGGCAGGCGCGGAAGCTCAACTGACCGGCGAGCTGGCGGTCTGCGCGGGCTCCTGCGGGCCTGGCAACCTGCATCTCATCAACGGCCTGTTTGACTGCCACCGCAACAATGTCCCGGTACTGGCCATCGCCGCGCATATTCCCTCCAGCGAAATCGGCAGCGGCTATTTCCAGGAGACGCACCCGCAGGAACTGTTTCGCGAATGCAGCCACTATTGCGAGCTGGTGTCGAGCCCGGAGCAGATCACGCAGGTGCTGGCCATCGCGCTGCGTAAAGCGGTGCTGGAGCGCGGCGTCTCGGTGATTGTTCTGCCAGGCGACGTGGCGCTGAAACCCGCGCCGGAAGAGACCAGCCCCGGCTGGTATCACGCGCCGCAGCCGATCATCGTGCCGCCGCATGACGAGCTGAAAAAGCTCGCTCAGCTGCTGCGCTACTCCGATAACATCGCGCTGATGTGCGGCAGTGGCTGCGCGGGCGCGCATCAGGAGCTGCTGGAATTCGCCCGCACGCTGAAAGCGCCCATCGTCCACGCCCTGCGCGGCAAAGAGCATGTCGAGTACGACAACCCGTATGATGTGGGCATGACCGGGCTTATCGGCTTCTCGTCCGGCTATCACACCATGATGAACGCCGACACGCTGATCCTCCTCGGCACCCGCTTCCCCTACCGCGCGTTCTACCCGACTCACGCCAAAATCATCCAGATAGATATCAACCCCGGCAGCATTGGCGCGCACAGCAAAGTGGACATGGCGCTGGTGGGCGATGTGAAAGCCACGCTTACCGCCCTTCTGCCGCTGCTTGAAGAGAAAACCGACCGCCACTTCCTGGATAAAGCGCTGGAAGATTACCGCGACGCGCGCAAGGGGCTGGATGACCTGGCGCAGCCGGGCGAGAAAGCGCTGCATCCGCAGTATCTGGCCCGCCAGATAAGCCATTTCGCCGCGCCGGACGCCGTTTTCACCTGCGATGTCGGCACGCCGACGGTATGGGCGGCGCGTTACCTGGAGATGAACGGCCAACGCCGCCTGCTCGGTTCGTTTAACCACGGCTCGATGGCGAACGCCATGCCGCAGGCGATCGGCGCTCAGGCGAGCGCGCCGGGGCGTCAGGTGGTGGCGATGTGCGGCGACGGCGGCTTCAGTATGCTGATGGGCGATCTGCTTTCGCTGGTGCAACTGAAGCTGCCGGTGAAAGTCATCGTCTTTAATAACAGCGTGCTGGGCTTTGTGGCGATGGAGATGAAAGCGGGCGGCTATCTGACCGACGGCACCGACCTGCACGACACCAACTATGCGCGCATCGCGGAAGCGTGCGGCATTCCGGGCATTCGCGTCGAGAAAGCGAGCGAACTGAACGACGCCCTTTCGCGCGCCTTCAGCACCGACGGCCCGGTGGTGGTAGATGTCACCGTCGCCAAAGAAGAGCTGGCGATGCCGCCGCAAATCAAGATGGAGCAGGCCAAAGGCTTCAGCCTCTATATGCTGCGCGCCATCATTAATGGCCGCGGGGATGAGGTTATCGATCTGGCGAAAACCAACTGGTTCCGGTAA